In the genome of Kitasatospora cathayae, one region contains:
- a CDS encoding DUF4097 family beta strand repeat-containing protein, giving the protein MSQWTIEGPGRTTFEDAVRALHVRVIDGSVNVVAAEGPARLEVTDLKGEPLHVTLVDGVLTVTYKDINSWGEFGDWIKSIGSVRNFFDSFKRKRSVDVTLTVPADAEVKVGTVSAHSTVTGIDGRVSVQGANGDTTLAGVTGRIDASTVTGDVDAQEVGGQLKVNTVSGQLTVIAGTADRIQANTVTGAVTLDLDVAGETDVKVNTVSGPVVVRIPSLADATVNAGSTSGDVSSTFDELTMTSTWGAKKISGQLGEGRGSLHVTTVSGAVTVLRRPDAEDDAPVVIKELPASPAATEPTDAGPAGPDLTKEA; this is encoded by the coding sequence ATGAGCCAGTGGACGATCGAGGGGCCCGGCAGGACCACCTTCGAGGACGCGGTCCGCGCGCTGCACGTGCGCGTCATCGACGGCAGCGTGAACGTGGTCGCGGCCGAGGGCCCGGCCCGCCTGGAGGTCACCGACCTCAAGGGCGAGCCGCTGCACGTGACTCTGGTGGACGGCGTCCTGACCGTCACCTACAAGGACATCAACAGCTGGGGCGAGTTCGGCGACTGGATCAAGTCGATCGGCTCGGTCCGCAACTTCTTCGACTCCTTCAAGCGCAAGCGCTCCGTCGACGTCACCCTGACCGTCCCGGCCGACGCCGAGGTCAAGGTCGGCACCGTGTCGGCCCACTCCACCGTCACCGGCATCGACGGCCGCGTCTCGGTGCAGGGCGCCAACGGCGACACCACCCTGGCCGGGGTCACCGGGCGGATCGACGCCAGCACCGTCACCGGCGACGTGGACGCCCAGGAGGTGGGCGGCCAGCTCAAGGTCAACACCGTCTCCGGGCAGCTCACCGTGATCGCCGGCACCGCCGACCGGATCCAGGCCAACACCGTCACCGGCGCCGTCACCCTGGACCTCGACGTGGCCGGCGAGACCGACGTCAAGGTCAACACCGTCAGCGGCCCGGTCGTGGTCCGGATCCCCTCGCTGGCCGACGCCACCGTCAACGCCGGCTCCACCAGCGGCGACGTCTCCAGCACCTTCGACGAACTCACGATGACCAGCACCTGGGGCGCCAAGAAGATCTCCGGCCAGCTCGGCGAGGGCCGCGGCAGCCTCCACGTCACCACCGTCTCCGGCGCGGTGACGGTGCTGCGCCGCCCCGACGCCGAGGACGACGCCCCGGTGGTGATCAAGGAGCTCCCGGCCTCCCCCGCCGCCACTGAGCCCACCGACGCCGGGCCGGCCGGCCCCGACCTGACCAAGGAGGCCTGA
- a CDS encoding CGNR zinc finger domain-containing protein — protein sequence MELASYADLAVRLVNTEEPERGTDSLTSVDAVRALFSDSSRAAALADESDVPRLRAVRTRLRGVFEAAAEGDEVRAVDLLNSLLMEYPVSPLVSGHDYPDAAGRPRWHLHLADNSPTATAHFSAVACMGLAVHLTELGADRLGICQAAPCRNAYLDTSTNRSRRYCSDRCATRANVAAYRARKRQEAEAALHSGN from the coding sequence GTGGAGCTCGCCTCGTACGCCGATCTCGCCGTTCGGCTGGTGAACACCGAGGAACCCGAGCGCGGCACTGACTCGCTGACCTCGGTGGACGCCGTGCGCGCCCTGTTCTCCGACTCGTCCCGTGCCGCCGCGCTGGCCGACGAGTCCGACGTGCCCCGGCTGCGGGCAGTGCGGACCAGGCTGCGCGGGGTGTTCGAGGCCGCCGCCGAGGGGGACGAGGTCCGGGCCGTCGACCTGCTGAACAGTCTGCTGATGGAGTACCCCGTCAGCCCGCTGGTCTCCGGGCACGACTACCCGGACGCCGCCGGCCGGCCGCGCTGGCACCTGCACCTGGCCGACAACTCGCCCACCGCCACCGCGCACTTCAGCGCCGTCGCCTGCATGGGCCTGGCCGTCCACCTCACCGAGCTGGGCGCCGACCGGCTCGGCATCTGCCAGGCCGCGCCGTGCCGCAACGCCTACCTGGACACCTCGACCAACCGCTCCCGCCGCTACTGCTCCGACCGCTGCGCGACCCGCGCCAACGTCGCCGCGTACCGGGCCCGCAAGCGGCAGGAGGCCGAGGCGGCACTGCACTCGGGCAACTAG
- a CDS encoding NAD(P)-dependent malic enzyme yields MAAEIISSTQDTDDPVDAVFALHRGGKMEIRATVPVRDADDLSLAYTPGVARVCTAIAEQPELVNDYTWKSNTVAVVTDGTAVLGLGDIGPEASLPVMEGKAILFKQFGGVDSVPIALACTEVDEIVETVVRLAPSFGGVNLEDISAPRCFEIERRLQEALDIPVFHDDQHGTAIVTTAALWNAAKVTGREIGSLRAVISGAGAAGIAIAKMLVAAGIGDVAVCDRKGVVYEGRGDLTDVKAEIAEQTNRSGLKGSLADALAGADVFIGVSGGTVPEEVVATMAEGAFIFAMANPDPEIHPEVAHKYAAVVATGRSDFPNQINNVLAFPGIFAGALQVRASRITEGMKLAAAKALAGVVADELTPQKVIPSPFDERVAPAVTKAVADAARAEGVARI; encoded by the coding sequence GTGGCAGCGGAGATCATCAGCAGCACCCAGGACACCGACGATCCGGTCGACGCCGTTTTCGCGCTCCACCGCGGCGGCAAGATGGAGATCCGGGCGACCGTGCCGGTGCGCGACGCGGACGACCTGTCCCTCGCCTACACCCCCGGTGTCGCCCGGGTCTGCACGGCCATCGCCGAGCAGCCGGAGCTGGTCAACGACTACACCTGGAAGTCCAACACCGTCGCGGTGGTCACCGACGGCACCGCGGTGCTGGGTCTCGGCGACATCGGCCCGGAGGCCTCGCTCCCGGTGATGGAGGGCAAGGCCATCCTGTTCAAGCAGTTCGGCGGCGTGGACTCCGTGCCGATCGCGCTCGCCTGCACCGAGGTGGACGAGATCGTCGAGACGGTCGTCCGGCTGGCCCCCTCCTTCGGCGGCGTCAACCTGGAGGACATCTCCGCCCCGCGCTGCTTCGAGATCGAGCGCCGCCTCCAGGAGGCCCTGGACATCCCGGTGTTCCACGACGACCAGCACGGCACCGCGATCGTCACCACCGCCGCCCTGTGGAACGCCGCCAAGGTGACCGGCCGGGAGATCGGCTCGCTGCGGGCCGTGATCTCCGGCGCCGGCGCGGCCGGCATCGCCATCGCCAAGATGCTGGTGGCCGCGGGCATCGGCGACGTGGCCGTCTGCGACCGCAAGGGCGTGGTGTACGAGGGCCGCGGCGACCTGACGGACGTCAAGGCCGAGATCGCCGAGCAGACCAACCGCTCGGGCCTCAAGGGCTCGCTGGCCGACGCGCTGGCCGGCGCCGACGTGTTCATCGGCGTCTCCGGCGGCACCGTGCCGGAGGAGGTCGTGGCGACCATGGCCGAGGGCGCGTTCATCTTCGCGATGGCCAACCCCGACCCGGAGATCCACCCCGAGGTGGCGCACAAGTACGCGGCGGTCGTCGCCACCGGGCGCAGCGACTTCCCGAACCAGATCAACAACGTGCTGGCCTTCCCGGGCATCTTCGCCGGCGCCCTCCAGGTGCGGGCCTCCCGGATCACCGAGGGCATGAAGCTGGCCGCCGCCAAGGCGCTGGCCGGCGTGGTGGCCGACGAGCTGACGCCGCAGAAGGTCATCCCCTCGCCGTTCGACGAGCGGGTCGCCCCGGCGGTCACCAAGGCCGTGGCCGACGCCGCCCGCGCCGAGGGCGTGGCCAGGATCTGA
- a CDS encoding ABC transporter substrate-binding protein codes for MTARTQRTRLLAAGVAAVSVSLVLTGCGSSKPSGSSGVNASATVPAVTSDAALAALVPADVKSAGKIVVATDASYAPNEFKDDKGAIVGMDVDLANAIAKKLGLTADVQNATFDAIIPGITGNKYTMSMSSFTDTKEREASVDMVTYFSAGTGAAVKKGNPEKIDPTDLCGKKVAVQTGTTQADSVKDTINPACTKAGKPTVPNDGDKFDLQTDVTQALVSGRDQVMLADSPVIDYAIKQTNGQLEKVGQVTDTAPYGVVLPKNSPLSKAVQGAIQSLMADGTYKSILEKWGVQAGAIDKSVLNGATS; via the coding sequence ATGACCGCCCGTACCCAGCGCACCCGCCTCCTCGCGGCCGGCGTGGCCGCCGTGTCCGTGTCCCTCGTGCTGACCGGCTGCGGCAGCAGCAAGCCGTCCGGCTCCTCCGGCGTCAACGCGAGCGCGACGGTCCCCGCCGTGACCAGCGACGCGGCACTGGCCGCGCTCGTCCCGGCCGACGTCAAGTCCGCCGGCAAGATCGTCGTCGCCACCGACGCCTCCTACGCGCCCAACGAGTTCAAGGACGACAAGGGCGCCATCGTCGGCATGGACGTGGACCTGGCCAACGCCATCGCCAAGAAGCTGGGCCTGACCGCCGACGTCCAGAACGCGACCTTCGACGCGATCATCCCGGGCATCACGGGCAACAAGTACACGATGAGCATGAGCTCCTTCACCGACACCAAGGAGCGCGAGGCGTCGGTCGACATGGTCACCTACTTCAGCGCCGGCACGGGCGCCGCGGTCAAGAAGGGCAACCCGGAGAAGATCGACCCCACCGACCTGTGCGGCAAGAAGGTCGCCGTCCAGACCGGCACCACCCAGGCCGACTCGGTCAAGGACACCATCAACCCCGCCTGCACCAAGGCCGGCAAGCCGACCGTCCCGAACGACGGCGACAAGTTCGACCTGCAGACCGACGTCACCCAGGCGCTGGTCTCCGGCCGCGACCAGGTCATGCTGGCCGACTCCCCCGTCATCGACTACGCGATCAAGCAGACCAACGGCCAGCTGGAGAAGGTCGGCCAGGTGACCGACACCGCCCCGTACGGCGTCGTGCTGCCGAAGAACTCGCCGCTCTCCAAGGCCGTCCAGGGCGCCATCCAGTCCCTGATGGCGGACGGCACCTACAAGAGCATCCTGGAGAAGTGGGGCGTGCAGGCCGGCGCGATCGACAAGTCCGTCCTCAACGGCGCCACCAGCTGA
- a CDS encoding ABC transporter substrate-binding protein yields the protein MPHVLPAHRPAVAGVVLAAVGALLLTGCGGGGQAAASDPVKDIRAKLPKAQRSAGVLRIGMDVNLTPVEFHGPDGKPTGLDPDLAAALGRILDVRVEFQDTPFDKLITGLQGKQFDVAMSALSDIRQRREGLDENGKQVNPGVDFVDYFIAGTSIVVPKGNPKGIRALDDLCGRTIALQQGTNQDDIATRQTAVCARTGRPLTVHRFDSDAKVLAEVASGAAAAGLNDYPVAAYAAKTTDGGNRFEVTGTLSTSNPYGIAVRKEDTGLRDTLSKAVDQLIRSGEYDKILDKWNVSAGAAQNAVVNGGI from the coding sequence ATGCCTCACGTCCTCCCTGCCCACCGTCCGGCCGTCGCCGGAGTCGTCCTGGCCGCCGTCGGAGCCCTGTTGCTCACCGGTTGCGGCGGTGGCGGGCAGGCCGCCGCGAGCGACCCGGTCAAGGACATCCGGGCCAAGCTGCCCAAGGCCCAGCGCTCCGCCGGGGTGCTGCGCATCGGCATGGACGTCAACCTCACGCCGGTGGAGTTCCACGGCCCGGACGGCAAGCCGACCGGTCTGGACCCGGACCTCGCCGCCGCCCTCGGCCGGATCCTCGACGTGCGGGTCGAGTTCCAGGACACCCCGTTCGACAAGCTGATAACGGGCCTGCAGGGCAAGCAGTTCGACGTGGCGATGTCCGCGCTCAGCGACATCCGCCAGCGCCGTGAGGGCCTGGACGAGAACGGCAAGCAGGTCAACCCGGGCGTCGACTTCGTGGACTACTTCATCGCCGGGACCTCGATCGTCGTCCCGAAGGGCAACCCCAAGGGGATCCGCGCCCTGGACGACCTGTGCGGACGCACCATCGCCTTGCAGCAGGGCACCAACCAGGACGACATCGCCACCCGGCAGACGGCCGTCTGCGCCCGCACCGGCCGCCCGCTGACCGTGCACCGCTTCGACTCCGACGCCAAGGTGCTGGCCGAGGTCGCCTCCGGCGCGGCCGCGGCCGGCCTGAACGACTACCCGGTGGCCGCCTACGCGGCGAAGACCACCGACGGCGGCAACCGCTTCGAGGTGACCGGCACCCTGTCCACCTCCAACCCGTACGGGATCGCGGTGCGCAAGGAGGACACCGGGCTGCGCGACACCCTGTCCAAGGCGGTGGACCAGCTGATCCGCAGCGGCGAGTACGACAAGATCCTCGACAAGTGGAACGTGAGCGCGGGCGCGGCGCAGAACGCGGTGGTCAACGGGGGCATCTGA
- a CDS encoding DUF6104 family protein, with amino-acid sequence MYFTDRGIEELENRRGDEEVTFEWLAERLREFVDLNPDFEIPVERLATWLARLDDEDDDE; translated from the coding sequence GTGTACTTCACCGACCGAGGCATCGAGGAGCTGGAGAACCGGCGCGGCGACGAGGAGGTCACCTTCGAGTGGCTGGCCGAGCGTCTGCGCGAGTTCGTCGACCTCAACCCGGACTTCGAGATCCCGGTCGAGCGGCTGGCCACCTGGCTGGCCCGGCTCGACGACGAGGACGACGACGAGTGA
- a CDS encoding protein kinase domain-containing protein, with protein MTADTPHPGKLPPVFQPLLPDDPREVGGYRLFARLGAGGMGRVYLSYTPGGRPVALKVVRPEFAEDGEFRRRFAQEVSNAQRIHGLYTAQVIDSGGLDSDAPWLVTAYVPGPSLQQVVRENGALPVRTVLLLMGGIAEALQAIHSVEVVHRDLKPANVLVAGDGPRVIDFGIARAADATALTGTGYRIGSPAFMSPEQAQGRPVTPATDVFALGALAAYVAGGTPPFGDGPDTAVLYRVVHEEPDLEAVPADLRELIQRCLAKSPEDRPKPAEIIQVARNHPEVGGQLRFADDWLPRQVNTEITRRSDLPRTPPTPLPAAPATPPPAPAAPPLPTHPATAVAHAPQQPATPPPGFAPPPLGAYGAPQPPTETPTAPVLPAPPTVQLPQPEQPSHDTPPPGPVVTAVTSAPEPAPGKKGGVSWKVLLTVALVMAVGGTAGGVLLMKKLDDGGKSDTSASSSSRSTGGANPPAPAPSQSSGPSADGTATNPPVTAAPSKSGGSTVSAPARPTGYSPMLDKKSLAIPGAEYSSDAYRIDLDAGTVVPRSSNDLKWGLGVTNTGTGSKANSFDSFGDDKSDFAVITEPSITAEQCAAAIDSRPDTDLSYNRVAPGRLLCVRDRVTRNIAIAVIEQADPTTGAAKVTVSTWRAA; from the coding sequence ATGACCGCCGACACGCCGCACCCCGGCAAGCTTCCTCCGGTCTTCCAGCCGCTCCTCCCGGACGACCCCCGGGAGGTCGGCGGCTACCGGCTGTTCGCCCGGCTGGGCGCCGGAGGCATGGGCCGGGTCTACCTCTCGTACACCCCGGGCGGGCGCCCGGTGGCGCTCAAGGTGGTCCGTCCCGAGTTCGCCGAGGACGGCGAGTTCCGCCGCCGCTTCGCCCAGGAGGTCAGCAACGCCCAGCGGATCCACGGGCTGTACACCGCGCAGGTGATCGACTCCGGCGGCCTGGACTCGGACGCCCCCTGGCTGGTCACCGCGTACGTCCCGGGCCCGTCGCTGCAGCAGGTGGTGCGGGAGAACGGCGCGCTGCCGGTGCGCACCGTGCTGCTGCTGATGGGCGGCATCGCCGAGGCGCTGCAGGCGATCCACAGCGTCGAGGTGGTCCACCGCGACCTCAAGCCCGCCAACGTGCTGGTCGCCGGGGACGGCCCGCGGGTGATCGACTTCGGCATCGCCCGGGCCGCCGACGCGACCGCGCTGACCGGCACCGGCTACCGGATCGGCTCCCCCGCCTTCATGTCCCCCGAGCAGGCCCAGGGCCGCCCGGTCACCCCGGCCACCGACGTCTTCGCGCTCGGCGCCCTGGCCGCGTACGTGGCCGGCGGCACCCCGCCGTTCGGCGACGGGCCGGACACCGCCGTGCTCTACCGGGTGGTGCACGAGGAGCCGGACCTGGAGGCCGTCCCGGCGGACCTGCGCGAGCTGATCCAGCGCTGCCTGGCGAAGTCCCCGGAGGACCGCCCCAAGCCCGCCGAGATCATCCAGGTCGCCCGCAACCACCCCGAGGTCGGCGGCCAGCTGCGCTTCGCCGACGACTGGCTGCCGCGGCAGGTCAACACCGAGATCACCCGCCGCTCCGACCTGCCCAGGACGCCGCCCACCCCGCTGCCGGCCGCGCCCGCCACCCCGCCGCCGGCCCCGGCCGCTCCCCCGCTGCCCACCCACCCGGCCACCGCGGTGGCCCACGCCCCGCAGCAGCCGGCCACGCCCCCGCCGGGCTTCGCGCCGCCGCCGCTCGGCGCGTACGGCGCCCCGCAGCCGCCCACCGAGACGCCGACCGCCCCGGTGCTGCCCGCCCCGCCCACCGTCCAGCTGCCGCAGCCCGAGCAGCCGTCCCACGACACCCCGCCGCCCGGCCCGGTGGTCACCGCCGTCACCTCGGCGCCCGAGCCGGCGCCCGGGAAGAAGGGCGGGGTGTCCTGGAAGGTGCTGCTCACGGTCGCCCTGGTGATGGCGGTCGGCGGCACCGCGGGCGGCGTGCTGTTGATGAAGAAGCTGGACGACGGCGGCAAGAGCGACACCAGCGCCTCCTCCTCCTCGCGGTCCACCGGCGGGGCCAACCCGCCGGCGCCCGCTCCCAGCCAGAGCTCGGGCCCGAGCGCCGACGGCACCGCCACCAACCCGCCGGTGACGGCCGCTCCCTCGAAGTCCGGTGGGAGCACCGTCTCGGCCCCCGCCCGGCCGACCGGCTACTCCCCGATGTTGGACAAGAAGTCTCTGGCGATCCCCGGCGCCGAGTACTCCTCCGACGCGTACCGGATCGACCTGGACGCGGGCACCGTGGTGCCGCGCAGCAGCAACGACCTGAAGTGGGGTCTCGGCGTCACCAACACCGGCACCGGCAGCAAGGCCAACTCCTTCGACAGCTTCGGCGACGACAAGTCGGACTTCGCGGTGATCACCGAGCCGTCCATCACCGCCGAGCAGTGCGCCGCCGCGATCGACTCCCGGCCCGACACCGACCTCTCGTACAACCGCGTCGCGCCCGGCCGCCTGCTGTGCGTCCGCGACCGGGTCACCCGCAACATCGCCATCGCGGTGATCGAGCAGGCCGACCCGACCACCGGCGCCGCCAAGGTCACCGTCAGCACCTGGCGCGCCGCCTGA
- a CDS encoding helix-turn-helix transcriptional regulator gives MTPVFGHGRLRLYLLKLLDEAPRHGYEVIRLLEERFQGLYAPSAGTVYPRLAKLEQEGLVSHSSEGGRKVYRLTDAGRTELEARQGELDELEVEIHDSVAQLAGAIREDVRDSAKDLREELWQAAKQAPRPDHPSAGAGGDPWAGPWGDNESWQRAKEEFAQFKRQAKEQAKRAREQEKAAKAKAKAAEEEARRLREQAKASRTAAQQEALRIKRRVEQQVREHAAKGDWPTGLAEGLSELTKGLAGLADAARWGHPADEPPAEPAERITVTRIDLDKDQDGTATPTDLPPWARTDPDADPSRELERLLDRFRDQVRDAARDGGVGPDKLAEARSVLGAAGERLKRLLG, from the coding sequence ATGACCCCCGTGTTCGGCCACGGCCGACTCCGGCTCTACCTGCTGAAGCTGCTGGACGAGGCCCCGCGGCACGGCTACGAGGTGATCCGCCTGCTGGAGGAGCGCTTCCAGGGCCTGTACGCCCCGTCCGCCGGCACGGTCTACCCGCGGCTGGCCAAGCTGGAGCAGGAGGGCCTGGTCAGCCACAGCTCCGAGGGCGGCCGCAAGGTCTACCGGCTGACCGACGCCGGCCGCACCGAACTCGAAGCCCGGCAGGGCGAGTTGGACGAGCTGGAGGTGGAGATCCACGACTCCGTGGCGCAGCTCGCCGGGGCGATCCGGGAGGACGTCCGGGACAGCGCCAAGGACCTGCGCGAGGAGCTGTGGCAGGCCGCCAAGCAGGCCCCCCGGCCGGACCACCCCTCCGCCGGGGCGGGCGGCGACCCGTGGGCCGGGCCCTGGGGCGACAACGAGTCCTGGCAGCGCGCCAAGGAGGAGTTCGCCCAGTTCAAGCGGCAGGCCAAGGAGCAGGCCAAGCGGGCCCGGGAGCAGGAGAAGGCCGCCAAGGCCAAGGCGAAGGCCGCCGAGGAGGAGGCCCGCCGGCTGCGCGAGCAGGCCAAGGCCTCCCGCACCGCCGCCCAGCAGGAGGCGCTGCGGATCAAGCGCCGGGTCGAGCAGCAGGTGCGCGAGCACGCCGCGAAGGGCGACTGGCCGACCGGACTGGCCGAGGGCCTGTCCGAGCTGACCAAGGGCCTGGCCGGCCTGGCCGACGCCGCCCGCTGGGGCCACCCGGCGGACGAGCCCCCGGCCGAACCGGCCGAGCGGATCACCGTGACCCGGATCGACCTGGACAAGGACCAGGACGGGACGGCCACCCCCACCGACCTGCCGCCGTGGGCGCGCACCGACCCGGACGCCGACCCGTCCCGCGAGCTGGAGCGACTGCTCGACCGCTTCCGCGACCAGGTCCGCGACGCGGCCCGGGACGGCGGGGTCGGCCCGGACAAGCTGGCCGAGGCCCGCTCGGTGCTGGGCGCGGCCGGCGAACGCTTGAAGCGGCTGCTCGGCTGA
- a CDS encoding zinc-binding dehydrogenase → MFAAYAARIDADDPLSGLELGELPEPQARPGWSVVTVRAASLNHHDLWSLRGVGLPAEKLPMILGCDAAGVDENGNEVVIHSVIGQTGHGVGPDEPRSILTERYQGTFAQQVAVPTWNLLPKPAELSFEEAACLPTAWLTAYRMLFTNAGVKPGDTVLVQGAGGGVATALVVLGKAAGLRVWVTGRDEAKRRRAVELGADAAFESGARLPARVDAVMETVGAATWSHSVKSLRPGGTIVISGATSGPSPKAAELNRIFFLELKVVGSTMGTKEELAGLLALCANTGVRPVIDSVLPLSEARDGFARLAKGEVFGKVVLNP, encoded by the coding sequence ATGTTTGCTGCCTATGCCGCCCGTATCGACGCCGACGACCCGCTCAGCGGCCTGGAGTTGGGCGAACTCCCCGAGCCGCAGGCCCGCCCCGGCTGGAGCGTGGTGACGGTCAGGGCTGCCAGCCTCAACCACCACGACCTGTGGTCGCTGCGCGGCGTCGGCCTGCCCGCCGAGAAGCTGCCGATGATCCTCGGGTGCGACGCCGCCGGCGTCGACGAGAACGGCAACGAGGTCGTCATCCACTCGGTGATCGGCCAGACCGGTCACGGCGTGGGCCCGGACGAGCCCCGGTCCATCCTGACCGAGCGCTACCAGGGCACCTTCGCCCAGCAGGTGGCCGTGCCGACCTGGAACCTGCTGCCCAAGCCCGCGGAGCTGAGCTTCGAGGAGGCCGCCTGCCTGCCCACGGCCTGGCTGACGGCCTACCGGATGCTGTTCACCAACGCCGGGGTCAAGCCCGGTGACACCGTGCTGGTGCAGGGCGCCGGCGGCGGGGTGGCGACCGCGCTGGTCGTCCTCGGCAAGGCGGCCGGCCTGCGGGTCTGGGTCACCGGCCGGGACGAGGCCAAGCGCCGGCGGGCGGTCGAGCTCGGAGCGGACGCGGCCTTCGAGAGCGGCGCCCGGCTGCCCGCCCGGGTGGACGCGGTGATGGAGACGGTCGGCGCGGCGACCTGGTCGCACTCGGTGAAGTCGCTGCGCCCGGGCGGCACCATCGTCATCTCCGGCGCCACCTCCGGCCCCAGCCCGAAGGCCGCCGAGCTGAACCGGATCTTCTTCCTGGAGCTCAAGGTGGTCGGCTCGACCATGGGCACCAAGGAGGAGCTGGCCGGGCTGCTGGCGCTGTGCGCGAACACCGGCGTCCGGCCGGTGATCGACTCGGTGCTGCCGCTGTCCGAGGCCCGGGACGGCTTCGCCCGGCTCGCCAAGGGCGAGGTCTTCGGCAAGGTCGTGCTCAACCCCTGA
- a CDS encoding amino acid ABC transporter permease — protein sequence MNSSDQGSVHPGRPETLKAVPVRHPGRWVGAAVVAVLAAMLIHALTTNPQFQWDVVGTYLFDSSILHGLGVTLELTFLSMLIGVSGGVILAIMRLSPNPVLSSTAWFYIWVFRGTPVLVQLLFWNFLGTLWANISFGIPFGPAFWSEPTNQAIPLFVAALLGLGLNEAAYMAEIVRGGIQSVPLGQTEAAHALGMSQFNTMRRIILPQAMRVIIPPTGNETISMLKTTSLVSSIALEELLRAGQNIYSRTFQTIPLLIVVSIWYLLMTSILTVVQYYIERYYARGANRVLPPTPLQRLRRLFAGKPVPPAKDDVVPGLEGGGHV from the coding sequence GTGAACTCTTCCGACCAGGGGTCGGTGCACCCGGGACGGCCCGAAACCCTCAAGGCCGTCCCGGTCCGCCACCCCGGACGCTGGGTCGGGGCAGCAGTCGTCGCGGTCCTCGCGGCGATGCTGATCCACGCCCTCACCACGAATCCCCAGTTCCAGTGGGACGTCGTCGGCACGTACCTCTTCGACTCCTCGATCCTGCACGGCCTCGGCGTCACCCTCGAACTGACCTTCCTCTCCATGCTGATCGGCGTCTCGGGCGGCGTGATCCTCGCGATCATGCGCCTGTCGCCGAACCCGGTGCTCTCCAGCACCGCCTGGTTCTACATCTGGGTCTTCCGCGGCACCCCGGTGCTGGTCCAGCTGCTGTTCTGGAACTTCCTGGGCACGCTGTGGGCCAACATCTCGTTCGGCATCCCGTTCGGCCCGGCCTTCTGGTCCGAGCCGACCAACCAGGCGATCCCGCTGTTCGTCGCCGCCCTGCTGGGCCTGGGCCTCAACGAGGCCGCCTACATGGCGGAGATCGTCCGCGGCGGCATCCAGTCCGTGCCGCTCGGCCAGACCGAGGCCGCCCACGCGCTGGGCATGAGCCAGTTCAACACCATGCGGCGGATCATCCTGCCGCAGGCCATGCGGGTGATCATCCCGCCGACCGGCAACGAGACCATCTCGATGCTGAAGACCACCTCGCTGGTCTCGTCGATCGCCCTGGAGGAGCTGCTCCGGGCCGGCCAGAACATCTACTCCCGCACGTTCCAGACCATTCCGCTGCTGATCGTCGTCAGCATCTGGTACCTGCTGATGACCTCGATCCTCACCGTGGTCCAGTACTACATCGAGCGCTACTACGCCCGCGGCGCCAACCGGGTGCTCCCGCCCACGCCGCTGCAGCGACTGCGCCGGCTGTTCGCCGGCAAGCCCGTTCCGCCGGCCAAGGACGACGTGGTGCCCGGCCTCGAAGGAGGTGGCCACGTATGA
- a CDS encoding amino acid ABC transporter ATP-binding protein, translated as MVEAQGVRKSYGLVEVLKGIDLEVKKGEVFVLVGPSGSGKSTFLRCINHLEKINGGLLSVDGELVGYRMKGGRLHELKDREVAQKRRDIGMVFQHFNLFPHMTALENVMEAPVQVKGENKAEARERGMALLERVGLADKAKNYPSQLSGGQQQRVAIARALAMKPKLMLFDEPTSALDPELVGEVLDVMRGLAEEGMTMIVVTHEMGFAREVGDALVFMDGGVVVESGNPREVLTNPQHERTRAFLSKVL; from the coding sequence ATGGTCGAGGCGCAGGGCGTGCGCAAGTCCTACGGCCTGGTGGAGGTGCTCAAGGGCATCGACCTGGAGGTCAAGAAGGGCGAGGTGTTCGTCCTGGTCGGCCCCTCCGGGTCCGGCAAGTCGACCTTCCTCCGGTGCATCAACCACCTGGAGAAGATCAACGGCGGCCTGCTCTCGGTGGACGGCGAACTCGTCGGCTACCGGATGAAGGGCGGCCGGCTGCACGAGCTGAAGGACCGCGAGGTCGCGCAGAAGCGCCGGGACATCGGCATGGTGTTCCAGCACTTCAACCTGTTCCCGCACATGACCGCCCTGGAGAACGTCATGGAGGCGCCGGTCCAGGTCAAGGGCGAGAACAAGGCCGAGGCCCGGGAGCGCGGGATGGCCCTGCTGGAGCGGGTCGGCCTCGCCGACAAGGCGAAGAACTACCCCTCGCAGCTCTCCGGCGGCCAGCAGCAGCGGGTGGCGATCGCCCGCGCGCTGGCCATGAAGCCCAAGCTGATGCTCTTCGACGAGCCCACCTCGGCGCTCGACCCGGAGCTGGTCGGCGAGGTGCTGGACGTCATGCGCGGCCTGGCCGAGGAGGGGATGACGATGATCGTCGTCACCCACGAGATGGGCTTCGCCCGCGAGGTCGGCGACGCACTGGTGTTCATGGACGGCGGCGTGGTGGTCGAGTCCGGCAACCCCCGCGAGGTGCTCACCAACCCCCAGCACGAGCGGACCAGGGCGTTCCTCTCCAAGGTGCTCTGA